The following are encoded together in the Sphingomicrobium clamense genome:
- a CDS encoding SDR family NAD(P)-dependent oxidoreductase yields the protein MHIFVTGASRGIGAATLEALKNDGHRVVGQSTQGGDGLLAADFTDPAAPRRLWEAAFDALDGNIDVLVNNAGVFEPVSDKAGDEEWHEAWSRTMQINLQASADLCRHAISHFRSREERGGRIVNVASRAAYRGDSPQHWHYAASKGGMVAMTKSIARGYAAENILAFAVCPGFTMTGMAEDYLDSRGGPSLLADIPLGRVAQPEEVAETIRWLAVDAPPSATGTILDVNGASYVR from the coding sequence ATGCATATTTTCGTCACCGGAGCGAGCCGCGGGATCGGCGCCGCGACCCTCGAAGCCCTCAAGAATGACGGCCACCGCGTCGTCGGCCAGTCGACGCAGGGCGGCGATGGCCTCCTCGCCGCCGACTTTACCGACCCCGCCGCCCCGCGCCGATTGTGGGAAGCAGCATTTGACGCACTCGACGGAAACATCGACGTGCTGGTCAACAATGCCGGCGTGTTCGAGCCCGTCTCCGACAAGGCCGGTGACGAGGAATGGCACGAGGCCTGGTCTCGCACGATGCAGATCAACCTGCAGGCCAGCGCCGACCTGTGCCGCCACGCCATCTCGCACTTCCGCTCGCGCGAGGAGCGCGGCGGCCGCATCGTCAACGTCGCCAGCCGCGCCGCCTATCGCGGCGACAGCCCGCAGCACTGGCATTATGCCGCCTCCAAGGGCGGGATGGTCGCGATGACCAAGTCGATCGCGCGCGGCTATGCCGCCGAAAACATCCTCGCCTTCGCGGTCTGCCCCGGCTTCACCATGACCGGCATGGCCGAGGATTATCTCGACAGCCGCGGTGGCCCTTCGCTGCTCGCCGACATTCCGCTTGGCCGGGTCGCGCAGCCGGAGGAAGTCGCAGAGACCATCCGCTGGCTGGCGGTCGACGCGCCGCCCAGCGCCACCGGCACCATCCTCGACGTCAACGGAGCCTCCTATGTCCGCTAG
- the ligA gene encoding NAD-dependent DNA ligase LigA, translated as MRLAREIAKHDAAYHDRDAPEISDAEYDALVAENKAIEAAFPHLVRDDSPSKKVGHTPSSPLGKVTHAVQMLSLDNGFSDDEVREFVERVRRFLSLSDDEPVRLTAEPKIDGLSCSLRYEDGELVLAATRGDGSVGEDVTANARTIADIPQTLKGAPPVLEVRGEVYMAKDDFAALNARQEEAGGKIFANPRNAAAGSFRQKDASVTAARPLRFFAHGWGEISAEPKPTQEAMVRWLEELGFPVADHFKRCETVEEALDVYATIGSERGALPYDIDGVVYKVDRLDWQHRLGKVARAPRWALAHKFPAEQAETILEAIDIQVGRTGKLTPVGRLAPVGVGGVIVSNVTLHNRDEIERLGVRPGDRVKIQRAGDVIPQVVENLTRDEKRDPFVFPDHCPECGSEAVAEEGEVDVRCTGGLICPAQRFERLKHFVSRSAMDIDGLGEKSVAEFLELGWLEKPSDIFTLHEYRDDLLAKEGWQEKSVDNLLAAIDARRGFDPGRFLFGLGIRHVGAVTARDLMKAFTNVGPLMEVAQAEDAIAQLSAVDGVGEVVAQAVVDFFHEEHNREEVALLLERARPADYVSDVQETAWSGKTIVFTGKLETVSRDEAKAQAERMGAKAAGSVSKKTDLLVAGPGAGSKLKKAEELGVQVMTEEEWLAEVEKS; from the coding sequence ATGCGGCTGGCGCGGGAGATTGCGAAGCATGATGCGGCCTATCACGACCGCGACGCGCCCGAGATCTCGGACGCGGAGTATGACGCGCTAGTGGCCGAGAACAAGGCAATCGAGGCAGCCTTCCCGCACCTCGTGCGCGACGACAGCCCGTCGAAAAAGGTTGGGCACACGCCGTCCTCGCCGCTGGGCAAGGTCACCCATGCGGTGCAGATGCTCAGTCTCGACAATGGCTTTTCCGATGACGAGGTGCGCGAGTTCGTGGAGCGCGTTCGGCGTTTCCTGTCGCTGTCCGATGACGAGCCGGTGCGGCTGACGGCCGAGCCCAAGATTGACGGCCTCTCATGCTCGCTGCGCTACGAGGATGGCGAGCTGGTGCTTGCCGCGACGCGCGGGGACGGAAGCGTGGGCGAGGACGTCACCGCCAATGCGCGCACGATTGCCGACATCCCACAGACTCTAAAGGGCGCGCCGCCCGTGCTCGAGGTGCGCGGTGAGGTCTATATGGCGAAGGACGACTTTGCGGCGCTGAACGCACGACAGGAGGAGGCGGGGGGCAAGATCTTCGCCAATCCGCGCAACGCCGCCGCGGGGTCGTTCCGACAGAAGGATGCGAGCGTGACCGCCGCGCGGCCGCTGCGCTTTTTCGCGCATGGCTGGGGCGAGATTTCGGCCGAGCCCAAGCCGACCCAGGAGGCGATGGTGCGTTGGCTCGAAGAGCTGGGCTTTCCCGTCGCCGACCATTTCAAGCGCTGCGAAACGGTTGAGGAGGCGCTCGACGTCTACGCCACCATCGGCTCGGAGCGCGGGGCGCTGCCCTATGATATCGATGGTGTCGTCTACAAGGTCGACCGGCTCGACTGGCAGCATCGGCTGGGCAAGGTCGCGCGCGCGCCGCGCTGGGCGTTGGCGCACAAGTTTCCCGCCGAACAGGCCGAGACGATCCTCGAAGCGATCGACATCCAGGTCGGGCGTACCGGCAAGCTGACCCCCGTCGGCCGCCTCGCACCGGTCGGCGTGGGCGGCGTCATCGTCTCCAACGTGACGCTTCACAATCGCGATGAGATCGAGCGGCTGGGCGTGCGCCCCGGCGACCGGGTCAAGATTCAGCGCGCGGGCGACGTCATCCCGCAAGTGGTCGAAAACCTCACCCGCGACGAGAAGCGCGACCCGTTCGTCTTCCCCGACCATTGCCCCGAATGCGGGTCCGAGGCGGTCGCGGAGGAAGGCGAAGTCGACGTTCGCTGCACCGGCGGGCTTATTTGTCCCGCGCAACGGTTCGAGCGGCTAAAACATTTCGTGTCGCGAAGTGCGATGGATATCGACGGGCTGGGCGAGAAATCGGTCGCCGAATTCCTCGAGCTAGGCTGGCTGGAAAAGCCGTCCGACATCTTCACGCTCCACGAATATCGGGACGACTTGCTCGCCAAGGAAGGCTGGCAGGAAAAGTCGGTCGACAACCTCCTCGCCGCGATCGACGCGCGGCGCGGGTTCGATCCCGGACGCTTCCTGTTCGGGCTCGGCATCCGCCATGTCGGCGCGGTGACCGCCAGGGACCTGATGAAGGCCTTCACCAATGTCGGCCCGCTGATGGAGGTCGCGCAAGCCGAAGACGCCATCGCGCAACTCTCCGCCGTCGACGGCGTCGGCGAGGTTGTCGCGCAGGCGGTCGTCGATTTCTTCCACGAAGAGCATAACCGCGAGGAAGTCGCGCTGCTCCTCGAACGCGCCCGCCCCGCCGATTATGTCAGCGACGTCCAGGAGACCGCGTGGAGCGGCAAGACCATCGTTTTCACCGGCAAGCTGGAAACTGTCTCACGCGACGAAGCCAAGGCGCAGGCCGAACGCATGGGTGCGAAAGCGGCGGGATCGGTGTCGAAGAAGACGGACTTGCTGGTCGCGGGGCCGGGCGCAGGCTCGAAGCTCAAGAAGGCCGAGGAGCTAGGCGTACAGGTGATGACTGAGGAAGAGTGGTTGGCCGAGGTGGAAAAGTCGTAG
- the secF gene encoding protein translocase subunit SecF: protein MKLLKLVPDNTNIDFMRFRKIAIAITMALAIAGYALTAIKGLNLGIDFVGGQTIVAEFEEPVEIDVLRAQVGSLGAGDASIQEFGSPTTFQIRLPVPNGEEAAANRVVTEVRTMLESEYPGVDVGNAQSVSGNVSQELAQDGAMSLIFAMIGIATYIWFRFEWQFGVGALATLFHDIGLLLAFFSITQLQVDLNIVAAFLTVVGYTLNDTVVIYDRIRENLRKYRKMGIVPLINLSLNETLSRTITTSIALLLAIGALLVFGPEVIFGLTVAIFLGLFIGTYSSIYVSAPLLDFLGVTPDSFIHDDEDKKPTGDGAVV, encoded by the coding sequence ATGAAACTCCTCAAACTCGTTCCCGACAATACGAACATCGACTTCATGCGTTTTCGCAAGATCGCGATCGCGATCACGATGGCGCTTGCGATCGCCGGCTATGCGCTGACCGCGATCAAGGGGCTCAACTTGGGCATCGACTTCGTCGGCGGGCAAACCATCGTCGCCGAATTCGAAGAGCCGGTCGAAATCGATGTCCTGCGCGCGCAAGTCGGCAGCCTTGGTGCGGGCGATGCGTCGATCCAGGAATTCGGCTCGCCCACCACCTTCCAGATTCGCCTGCCGGTCCCCAACGGCGAAGAGGCCGCGGCCAACCGCGTTGTCACCGAAGTCCGAACCATGCTGGAAAGCGAATATCCCGGCGTCGACGTCGGCAACGCGCAATCGGTCTCGGGCAATGTCAGCCAGGAGCTGGCGCAGGACGGCGCGATGAGCCTGATCTTCGCGATGATCGGCATCGCGACCTACATCTGGTTCCGCTTCGAATGGCAGTTCGGCGTCGGCGCGCTGGCGACGCTTTTCCACGACATCGGGCTCTTGCTGGCCTTCTTCTCGATCACCCAGTTGCAGGTCGACCTCAACATCGTCGCGGCCTTCCTGACGGTGGTCGGCTACACGCTCAACGACACGGTCGTCATCTACGACCGTATTCGCGAGAATCTGCGCAAGTATCGCAAGATGGGCATCGTCCCGCTGATCAACCTGTCGCTCAACGAAACACTCAGCCGGACGATCACAACGTCGATCGCGCTGTTGCTTGCCATCGGTGCGCTGCTGGTGTTCGGCCCCGAAGTCATCTTCGGGCTCACCGTCGCGATCTTCCTCGGCCTGTTCATCGGGACTTATTCGTCGATCTACGTCTCGGCACCTTTGCTCGACTTCCTCGGCGTGACGCCCGACAGCTTCATCCACGATGACGAGGACAAGAAGCCGACCGGCGACGGCGCGGTAGTCTGA
- the recN gene encoding DNA repair protein RecN codes for MLRQLAIRDVVLVERLELEFSDGLTVLTGETGAGKSILLDALGLALGRRADSGLVRSGADKAEASAEIDITADHPVCAILDDEEIDRDPGEPLLLRRRVKADGGSRAWLAGASVPARTLRDVGEAAVEVHGQHDERGLLDAKGHRALLDAFGKIDTGPVARAWEALSATIARHSEVEAEVEAAEADREFLDHAVGELESLDPQVGEEDELATMRQRMKDAAKIEEDLDALDPLLSGAEGALSQMRQAARRLQRVADVHPGLAEALSATDRAIIEADQAEEKIVEARRELMHSPDDLDAAEERLFAIRGLARKHRVEPDKLPELLAEMSEKLEAISTGAERLAGLEKAIAEARKSYDAAAAKVREARKGAALRLDARVAEELVPLKLDAAKFATAIEDAEPGPAGIDHVSFTISTNPGAPFGPLSKIASGGELSRFILALKVALAEVGSAGTIIFDEIDRGVGGAVASAIGERLARLAEKAQVLVVTHSPQVAARAQHHFRIAKSSDGTVTRTNVVALSDEERREEIARMLSGTDITDEARAQAAKLLEAA; via the coding sequence ATGCTGCGACAGCTCGCCATTCGCGACGTCGTCCTCGTCGAGCGGCTCGAACTCGAATTTTCCGATGGCCTGACCGTCCTCACCGGCGAAACCGGTGCGGGCAAGTCGATCCTGCTCGATGCGCTCGGGCTGGCGCTCGGCCGTCGCGCCGATAGCGGGCTGGTGCGCAGCGGCGCCGACAAGGCCGAGGCGAGTGCGGAAATCGACATTACGGCGGACCATCCGGTCTGCGCCATCCTAGACGACGAGGAAATCGACCGTGACCCGGGCGAGCCCTTGCTGCTGCGACGCCGCGTCAAGGCCGACGGGGGCAGCCGCGCTTGGTTGGCGGGGGCCTCGGTGCCTGCGCGCACGCTGCGCGATGTTGGCGAAGCGGCGGTCGAGGTTCATGGCCAGCATGACGAACGCGGGCTGCTCGATGCCAAGGGCCACCGCGCGCTACTCGATGCCTTCGGCAAGATCGACACGGGGCCCGTCGCGCGGGCCTGGGAGGCGCTTTCGGCAACGATCGCGCGCCATTCCGAGGTCGAGGCCGAGGTCGAGGCTGCCGAGGCCGACCGAGAATTTCTCGACCATGCGGTGGGCGAGCTCGAATCGCTCGACCCGCAGGTCGGTGAAGAGGATGAGCTGGCGACAATGCGCCAGCGGATGAAGGACGCGGCGAAGATCGAGGAGGATCTCGACGCGCTCGATCCGCTTTTGTCGGGCGCGGAAGGTGCATTGTCTCAGATGCGGCAGGCGGCGCGGAGGCTGCAGCGGGTTGCTGACGTGCATCCGGGACTAGCCGAAGCATTGAGCGCGACCGACCGCGCGATCATCGAGGCGGATCAGGCGGAAGAGAAGATCGTCGAGGCGCGGCGCGAGCTGATGCATAGCCCCGACGATCTCGATGCGGCGGAGGAGCGGCTGTTCGCGATCCGCGGATTGGCGCGCAAGCATCGGGTCGAGCCCGACAAGCTGCCCGAGCTGCTGGCGGAGATGAGCGAGAAGCTGGAAGCGATTTCCACGGGCGCAGAGCGGCTGGCGGGGCTGGAAAAGGCGATTGCCGAGGCGCGCAAATCCTACGACGCGGCAGCGGCGAAGGTGCGTGAGGCGCGCAAGGGCGCGGCTTTGCGGCTCGATGCGCGGGTGGCCGAGGAACTGGTGCCGCTCAAGCTCGATGCGGCGAAGTTCGCGACCGCGATTGAAGATGCCGAGCCGGGGCCGGCGGGGATCGACCATGTGTCTTTCACCATTTCGACCAACCCGGGTGCGCCCTTCGGACCGCTGAGCAAGATCGCTTCGGGCGGCGAATTGTCGCGCTTCATCCTCGCGCTCAAGGTCGCGCTGGCCGAGGTCGGGAGCGCGGGCACGATCATCTTCGACGAGATCGATCGCGGGGTTGGCGGCGCGGTGGCGAGCGCGATCGGCGAGCGGCTGGCGCGGCTGGCTGAAAAGGCGCAGGTGCTGGTCGTCACGCACTCACCCCAGGTCGCGGCGCGCGCACAACACCACTTCCGCATCGCCAAATCCTCCGACGGCACGGTGACCCGCACCAACGTGGTCGCGCTGTCGGATGAGGAACGACGCGAGGAAATCGCGCGTATGCTATCGGGAACCGACATTACCGACGAAGCGCGCGCGCAGGCCGCGAAACTATTGGAGGCAGCATGA
- a CDS encoding dienelactone hydrolase family protein, which produces MINRTETSHTHDGTELLHLVMDDGSGQARPGVVILPSFANRGEVEEEHGERLVELGYSVLVADIYGRDMIGIDVGEDEGKQKAFSTMEEKMEDRGGYVKQQAAILEFAKAHDAFDGDKIAVMGFCFGGLCTLDLARSGADFQVAGSFHGLLKIPNFTTQKIKPKVAVFHGWDDPMAPPADVVALGQELTEQGACDWQIHAYGGVGHAFTNPNASKLGIDGVAHNANAASRSWDSFCDLLAETMR; this is translated from the coding sequence ATGATCAACCGCACCGAAACCAGCCACACGCATGACGGCACCGAGCTGCTGCACCTGGTCATGGACGATGGCAGCGGACAGGCACGGCCCGGCGTCGTGATCCTGCCGAGCTTCGCCAATCGCGGCGAGGTCGAGGAAGAGCATGGCGAACGGCTGGTCGAGCTGGGCTATTCGGTGCTGGTCGCGGACATTTACGGACGCGACATGATCGGTATCGATGTCGGCGAGGACGAGGGCAAGCAGAAGGCCTTCTCGACGATGGAAGAAAAGATGGAGGACCGCGGCGGCTATGTGAAGCAGCAGGCGGCGATCCTCGAATTCGCAAAAGCGCATGACGCGTTCGATGGCGACAAGATTGCGGTGATGGGCTTTTGCTTCGGCGGGCTGTGCACGCTCGACCTCGCGCGCTCGGGCGCCGATTTCCAGGTCGCGGGAAGCTTCCACGGCCTGCTCAAAATCCCCAATTTCACGACCCAGAAGATCAAGCCCAAGGTCGCGGTGTTCCACGGCTGGGACGACCCGATGGCACCGCCCGCCGACGTCGTCGCGCTGGGGCAGGAGCTGACCGAACAGGGCGCCTGCGACTGGCAGATCCACGCCTATGGCGGGGTCGGCCACGCCTTCACGAACCCCAATGCCAGCAAGCTCGGCATTGACGGCGTCGCGCACAACGCCAACGCCGCCTCGCGCAGCTGGGACAGCTTCTGCGACCTGCTTGCGGAGACGATGCGCTAG
- a CDS encoding outer membrane protein assembly factor BamD, translated as MKNPMLRTALIVALPIALAACGGGGGGSGLDQSYVARDVNTLYSLAKERLDRGRYEEAADLFNEVERQHPYSVWARRAMLMGAFAHYQDRSFTDAISASQRFLSIHPGNSDAPYAHYLIAMSYYQQIEDISRDQSITASARDAFAELIRRYPTSRYAGDARIKIDLVNDQLAGKEMEVGRFYQTQRKWLAATMRFRQVIEQYETTAHAPEALHRLVESYLALGVPAEAQKAAAVLGHNYPGSKWYERSYELMQKHGINVLS; from the coding sequence ATGAAGAACCCGATGCTCCGCACTGCCCTCATTGTCGCGCTTCCGATCGCTCTTGCCGCCTGTGGTGGCGGTGGCGGCGGGAGTGGCCTCGACCAGTCCTACGTCGCGCGCGACGTGAACACGCTCTACTCGCTGGCGAAGGAACGGCTCGACCGCGGACGCTACGAGGAAGCCGCCGACCTCTTCAACGAAGTTGAGCGACAGCATCCCTATTCGGTATGGGCGCGCCGCGCGATGCTGATGGGTGCCTTTGCGCACTACCAGGACCGCAGCTTCACCGACGCGATTTCCGCGTCGCAGCGCTTCCTGTCGATCCATCCGGGCAATAGCGATGCGCCCTATGCGCATTACCTCATCGCGATGAGCTATTATCAGCAGATCGAGGACATCAGCCGCGACCAGTCGATCACGGCCAGCGCGCGCGATGCCTTCGCCGAGCTGATCCGCCGCTATCCGACCAGCCGCTACGCCGGGGATGCGCGAATCAAGATCGACCTCGTCAACGACCAGCTCGCGGGCAAGGAAATGGAAGTCGGCCGCTTCTACCAGACGCAGCGCAAATGGCTCGCCGCCACCATGCGCTTCCGCCAGGTGATCGAGCAGTACGAGACCACCGCCCACGCGCCCGAGGCGCTGCACCGGCTCGTCGAATCCTACCTCGCGCTGGGCGTGCCTGCCGAGGCGCAGAAGGCCGCCGCGGTGCTGGGTCACAACTATCCCGGCTCCAAGTGGTACGAGCGCAGCTACGAGCTGATGCAGAAGCACGGGATCAACGTCCTTAGCTAG
- a CDS encoding 50S ribosomal protein L11 methyltransferase produces MSWKVSLDCTKAQAQAVSEDGDALFAMHDNPPVLVADEPDPEQPDRWRLHAYFENEPTTQELMLLKRLAPDGEPEIAHLKDEDWVTMSQAGLEPIHAGRFFVHTPQHRDLIPKGAVAFEIDAGLAFGTGQHATTAGCLQSLDRLADQGKHFSNIIDVGTGTGLLAFAALKLWPEARVVASDIDPVAIEVAEENASLNKIPVAEAAGHVLLLTAPGLGHPLIANRKPYDLLIANILAGPLVSLAPGFAAALAKGGTMILSGLLDSQADTVAAAYEAEGLSVVDKGDGEWRVLVLEKG; encoded by the coding sequence ATGAGCTGGAAGGTCAGTCTCGATTGCACCAAGGCGCAGGCGCAGGCCGTGTCGGAGGATGGCGATGCGCTGTTCGCGATGCATGACAATCCGCCCGTGCTGGTCGCGGACGAGCCAGATCCCGAGCAGCCCGACCGCTGGCGGCTCCACGCTTATTTCGAGAACGAGCCGACCACGCAGGAGCTGATGCTGCTGAAGCGCCTTGCGCCCGACGGCGAGCCCGAGATCGCGCATCTGAAGGACGAGGATTGGGTGACCATGAGCCAGGCGGGGCTCGAGCCCATCCACGCCGGTCGCTTCTTCGTCCACACGCCGCAGCATCGCGACCTCATCCCAAAGGGCGCGGTGGCGTTCGAGATCGACGCCGGCCTCGCCTTCGGCACCGGCCAGCATGCGACCACCGCGGGCTGCCTCCAGTCGCTCGACCGGCTGGCGGATCAGGGCAAGCATTTTTCCAACATCATCGACGTCGGCACCGGCACCGGCCTCCTCGCCTTCGCGGCGCTCAAGCTCTGGCCCGAGGCGCGGGTCGTCGCGAGCGACATCGACCCGGTCGCGATCGAGGTGGCGGAGGAGAACGCCTCGCTCAACAAGATCCCGGTTGCCGAGGCGGCGGGCCACGTCCTGCTGCTCACTGCGCCCGGGCTCGGCCACCCGCTGATCGCCAACCGCAAGCCCTACGACCTGCTGATCGCCAACATCCTCGCTGGCCCGCTGGTCAGCCTCGCCCCCGGCTTCGCCGCCGCGCTGGCCAAGGGCGGCACGATGATCCTCTCCGGCCTTCTCGACAGCCAGGCCGACACGGTCGCGGCGGCGTATGAGGCGGAAGGGCTCAGCGTCGTCGACAAGGGCGACGGGGAATGGCGGGTGTTGGTGTTGGAGAAAGGCTAG
- the bla gene encoding subclass B3 metallo-beta-lactamase has product MSARALLASTLALPLAACMTDFTTAPPDPADRIDHFPKSALAEACEEWDEWDKPAPPARIHGGTYYVGTCGIAAILITTAEGHILIDSGTEAGADHIAANIEKLGFSLRHVTTLTHSHEHHDHVGGMARMKERTGAKLVASEAAAPVFATGTLAADDPQAGMHDPFPIATVEETIADLQTLELGGLVLYALATPGHSPGAMSWTWTECQDDDCLAIVYADSLSPVSRDDYRFSDHPDTVAAFRRSLDTIAALECDVLLTPHPSASDMLDRFAGETPLIDRSACTAYADKMRARLDERLAKEAQ; this is encoded by the coding sequence ATGTCCGCTAGAGCCCTGCTCGCCTCGACCCTCGCGCTCCCGCTCGCGGCGTGCATGACCGACTTCACCACTGCGCCCCCCGACCCGGCCGACCGGATCGACCATTTCCCCAAGAGCGCGCTGGCCGAGGCTTGCGAGGAGTGGGACGAGTGGGACAAGCCTGCCCCGCCCGCACGCATTCACGGCGGCACCTATTATGTCGGCACGTGCGGCATTGCCGCGATCCTCATTACCACCGCCGAGGGTCATATATTGATCGACAGCGGCACCGAGGCGGGCGCCGACCACATCGCCGCCAATATCGAAAAGCTTGGCTTCTCGCTCCGCCATGTCACGACGCTGACCCATAGCCACGAGCATCACGACCATGTCGGCGGCATGGCCAGGATGAAGGAGCGGACCGGCGCCAAGCTGGTCGCGAGCGAGGCCGCCGCGCCAGTCTTCGCCACCGGCACGCTGGCCGCCGACGATCCGCAGGCCGGAATGCACGACCCCTTCCCGATCGCCACGGTCGAGGAGACCATCGCCGACCTCCAGACGCTCGAGCTGGGAGGTCTCGTACTCTACGCCCTCGCCACCCCCGGCCACAGCCCGGGCGCAATGAGCTGGACCTGGACCGAGTGCCAGGACGACGATTGCCTTGCCATCGTCTATGCCGACAGCCTCTCGCCCGTCAGCCGCGACGACTATCGCTTTTCCGACCATCCCGACACCGTCGCGGCCTTCCGCCGCAGCCTCGACACGATCGCCGCGCTCGAATGCGACGTGCTCCTCACCCCGCACCCCAGCGCGAGCGACATGCTCGACCGCTTCGCGGGCGAGACGCCGCTGATCGACCGGAGCGCCTGCACCGCCTATGCCGACAAAATGCGCGCGCGTCTGGACGAGCGACTCGCGAAGGAAGCCCAATGA
- a CDS encoding methyl-accepting chemotaxis protein, which produces MNARENAIQPLSEEQIRNRLDAYGKDEHFERGRALLWAEAHDIVHDTIERLFGTESAERAKGDYGQEFGREWIDHVTEYGRGLFLEQQSIPHINVQRATGVSEMINAVCERFADEPDVRAHLIEALVRKALYSNDCILAQVAVCEAQMLADERGEAGDQFQKQVTQISASAAAKARDMLNRANESAGAARGMMGKTSEVAAAAEQSAVAMREAAQTAAGLIRAIEDARTEVEGAAQVAVRAGGQAKEAVQVSEDLSSHVETIESILGLIRDIAGQTNLLALNATIEAARAGDAGRGFAVVAQEVKSLASQTARATDDITTKIAAITAATKQTVDSNADIEKTVMEVQASADRIRQAMEAQAQTVTTITAAVDETALAADSMSNTITAIRSDTEHVASSIGGVEKDFEDFTVEIDKFGAASSEFTKNVAR; this is translated from the coding sequence ATGAACGCCCGCGAGAATGCCATCCAGCCCCTCAGTGAGGAGCAGATCCGCAATCGTCTCGATGCCTATGGCAAGGACGAGCATTTCGAGCGCGGGCGCGCCCTCCTCTGGGCCGAGGCGCACGACATCGTCCATGACACGATCGAGCGCCTGTTCGGTACCGAAAGCGCCGAGCGCGCCAAGGGCGACTACGGACAGGAATTCGGTCGCGAGTGGATTGACCACGTCACCGAATATGGCCGCGGCCTTTTCCTTGAGCAGCAAAGCATTCCGCATATCAACGTCCAGCGCGCGACGGGCGTCAGCGAAATGATCAATGCGGTGTGCGAGCGGTTTGCGGACGAGCCGGACGTGCGCGCGCATCTGATCGAAGCGCTTGTCAGGAAGGCGCTCTATTCGAACGATTGCATCCTGGCGCAGGTCGCCGTGTGCGAAGCGCAGATGCTGGCCGACGAGCGCGGAGAAGCGGGCGACCAGTTCCAGAAACAGGTCACGCAGATTTCCGCCAGCGCCGCTGCCAAGGCGCGCGACATGCTCAACCGCGCCAATGAAAGCGCGGGCGCAGCGCGCGGGATGATGGGCAAGACCAGCGAAGTGGCTGCCGCCGCCGAACAAAGCGCCGTCGCCATGCGCGAGGCCGCACAGACGGCCGCCGGGCTGATCCGTGCCATCGAAGATGCGCGGACCGAGGTCGAAGGGGCGGCACAGGTCGCCGTGCGCGCGGGCGGACAGGCGAAGGAAGCCGTGCAAGTGTCGGAAGACCTGTCGAGCCATGTCGAGACGATCGAATCCATCCTCGGCCTGATCCGCGACATTGCCGGGCAGACCAACCTTCTTGCGCTCAACGCCACGATCGAGGCAGCGCGCGCGGGCGATGCCGGCCGCGGCTTTGCTGTCGTCGCGCAGGAAGTGAAGTCGCTTGCCTCGCAGACGGCGCGCGCGACCGACGACATCACTACCAAGATCGCCGCGATCACCGCCGCCACCAAGCAGACCGTCGACAGCAATGCCGATATCGAGAAGACGGTAATGGAAGTGCAGGCCAGCGCCGACCGCATCCGCCAGGCAATGGAGGCGCAGGCGCAGACGGTGACCACCATCACCGCCGCGGTCGACGAAACCGCGCTCGCCGCAGACAGCATGTCGAACACCATCACCGCCATTCGCAGCGACACCGAACATGTCGCCAGCTCGATCGGCGGGGTGGAGAAAGATTTCGAGGACTTCACGGTCGAAATCGACAAGTTCGGCGCCGCCAGCAGCGAATTCACCAAGAACGTCGCGCGCTAA